The following DNA comes from Pseudomonas sp. Tri1.
ACTGCCGGCCCATCAAGTGGCGGTGCTGATCAATGAGGTGCGCGCCGAGCAGTTCGATATTCATTTCGAGCACTGGCGCCTGCTGGACTATTCCCCGGAACTGGAGCCCTTGGGTTTTGCCCTGGTGCGCGGCAACGACAGCAATCGCTTGGGCGGTGTCTGGGTCACTGCGGCTGACCGTGAACGGGTGCAGCAGTTGGGCTATCACCTGAGACCGGCGGATGAGGAATGTTATCGCTGCCTGGTCACGCTGCTGGCGCGCAACATCCAGGAGTTTTTCGGCGTGCAGGAAACCAAGCAGTTGCTCGACGAAATGGAAGCGCGCTACCCCGACCTGCTCAAGGAAGTCTATCGCCACGTCACGGTGCAGAAGATCGCCGAAGTGCTGCAACGCCTGATTGGCGAGCGCATTTCCGTGCGCAACATGAAACTCATCCTCGAATCCCTCGCCCATTGGGCCTCCCGGGAAAAGGATGTGCTGGCGCTGGTCGAACACGTACGCGGCGCGATGGCCCGCTACATCAGCAACAAGTTTGCCCAGGGCAACGACCTGCGGGTGCTGTTGCTGTCGGCGGAGTTCGAAGACGTGGTGCGCCGAGGCATCCGGCAAACCTCGGGCGGCAGTTTCCTCAACCTGGAACCGGCCGAGTCCGAAGAGCTGATGGACCGCCTCAGCGTCGGCCTGGACAGCGTGCACATCGCCCACAAGGACATGGTGCTGCTGTGTTCGGTGGATGTGCGGCGCTACATCAAGAAACTGATCGAGGGACGCTTCCGGGAGCTGGACGTGATGTCGTTCGGCGAAATCTCCGAGACCGTCTCGGTCAATGTCATCAAAACCCTGTGAGGAAACCCTGTAAATGGTACCGATGGATATCGCCGGCCTACTGCGTCAAGCGCTACGTCATAGTGGCTGCGCGGACAGCCAGATAGCTCACTTCGACGGCCACGGCACGATAGAAATGCGGATGAGGAATCTGCCTGATGTCAACGTGGCGGTCGTTGAAGGCGATGTATGGATCTGGGCGGTGGTTGCCGAAGCGACCCCGCAGACATTCAATTATTGCGCCTTCGACCTGATGCAGTTTCTGCTTGAAGGCAACGCTTTTTCCCGCACCGGGCAATTGCACCTGTGCGAAGTCGAGGGGCGATTGGAGTTGCGTTTGATGGCCAATGCCCTGGCATTGAGTGATGCCGAACATTTGGCGCAGGCGTTGGACTCCTTTGTACAGGCCGTCGAAGCATTGTTGGAAATCCTGCGTCGATGAATCTGCGGCTGGAAAGGCAGGCCGCCCACCCGTTGCGTTTGAACGGGCCCTTGATCGAAGCGGCGCTGGGCGAGGTGGTGGTCGGCGAAGTCTGTGAAGTGCGCCGGCATTGGCGCTTGCCCGAGGTCACTGCGCGGGCGCAGGTCATCGGCTTCAAACCCGGCGTGGTTTTTCTCAGTTTGCTGGGCGATGCCAAAGGTTTGTCCCGGGAATCGATGATCGTGCCCACGGGCGCGATCCTGCAGCTGACTTGCAGTGATGCCTTGCTCGGCAGCGTGGTGGATCCCCAGGGCATGATCGTCGAGCGCCTGGCACCGTCGACGGCGGTGGCGCAACAGAACCGCCCGGTGGATGCCGACCCGCCGACGTACCAGCAACGGCGCCCGGTGGCGGAACCCTTGAGCACCGGTATTCGCGTGATCGACGGCTTGCTGACCTGCGGTGTCGGCCAGCGCATCGGCATTTTTGCCGCCGCCGGCTCCGGTAAAACCACCTTGATCAATATGCTGATCGAACACTCGGATGCGGATGTGTTCGTGATCGGCCTGATTGGCGAACGCGGCCGTGAAGTGACCGAGTTCATCGAGCATTTGCGCCAGTCGCCCAAGTGCGCCCGGTGCGTGGTGGTGTACGCCACTTCGGATTTTTCCTCGGTGGACCGCTGCAACTCGGCGCTGCAAGCCACGGCCATCGCCGAATACTTTCGCGACCAGGGAAAGCGCGTGGTGTTGCTGCTGGACTCGTTGACCCGCTACGCCCGCGCCCGCCGCGACCTGGCCTTGGCGGCTGGTGAAGCGCCGGCGCGGCGCGGCTATCCGGCTTCGGTGTTCGATGCCTTGCCGCGCTTGCTGGAACGGCCTGGCGTGACGGCGAGCGGCAGCATCACCGCCTGGTACACGGTGCTGTTGGAAAGTGACGATGAACCGGACCCGATTGCCGAGGAGATCCGCTCGATTCTCGACGGCCACGTCTACCTCAGCCGGGCCCTGGCGGCCAAGGGGCACTATCCGGCCATCGATGTATTGCGCAGCGTCAGCCGGGTGGCGACGCAAGTCACTACGCCGCAGGTCCAGCAACTGGCGGCGTCGACCCGGGAAACCCTGGCGCGTCTTGAGCAACTGCAGGTCTTTCTCGACATGGGCGAGTACAGCCCGGGCGCGGACGCGGCCAATGACCATGCCATGCAGCGTCGCGAAGCCCTGAGCCAGTGGTTGCGCCAGCCGACAGGCGAGTGTTGCGCGCCGGACGAAACCTTGCGGAGTCTGCATGAAATCATTGCCTGACCAGCGACGCCTGTTGGCTTTCAGTCAGTTCCGCCGGCAACGCGGCGAACAGGCCGTGCTGCGGGTCCAGCGCCAGTTGCAGCCGCTGCTTGCCGAGCGCGGTGGCTTCGAGGAACAGGAGGCTGCGCTGCAACGCCTGTTGGCCAGTCATCGGGCCAATGACTGTGTGCTGGAGCACGGGCAACTGTTGGCGCTGTTGCGCACCCAGGCGGTGATCCGGCGGCGGATCGATCTGCTGCGTGTCGAGCGCGACCGCGTGGAGCAGCAATGCCGGCAGGTCGAGCAGCAGTTGCAGGCGCAGCATGAACACCTGCGCTTGCTCCAACGCAAGCACGACAAGTACGTGCGCTCGGTCCAGCAACTGTTGCGTGCGCAGCGGCTTGAAGCGGTGCGCCGGGAAGAACGAGAACTGGAAGAGATGATCGGGGTTCGGCGATGAAAGAAATATCTGTGGTGCCTGCTCGACCGGTGCAAACCCTGGACCCCGTCGATGAAGGCCCAATCGATGAGCTGCAAGACCCACTCGTCCCGGTGCAAGAGGATGAGCTGCCGCAAGGTGTGCTGGATCTTGTGGTTGCGCTGATTCGGCAGCGACAACCGACGATGGAAATCGCTCGGGCAGTGACGGGGCATTCGATGAACATGGCCCAGGCGGCGGTGGAGGTCGATCACGATGAAGCACGATCGATTGTCCCGACAACGACGGACCTGGAACCTGATAGAGCACCACCGACAGCCCGCAACGCGATGCCTTTTCCACACGCCGATCAGCTGTTCAACAAAGCGATACAACACGCATTGCCCCAACGCCTGGAGCCTGTTGCTTCCGCCCGCGATCACCTGGCGGCGCCGACATCCCCAGCGTCGATCGAGCCGATGACGCTCGAGCCTTTCACCGCTCCCGATACGCGCTCGATGCCGCGCTTAGATGAGCCGTTACCCCAAGCGCCGCAGAGCTTTTACGGCACGCGCCATGCTCCTTCGGTTGCCCCTGCATCGATCCTGCCAGCGGCAACATCGGCAGCGCCGCCAACGCCCGAGGTCATGGTCGAGCCCTTGTCGGGTGCCGACCGGGGCTTGCTGCAAGTGCCTTTCAACAGAGGGGCGGCCAGCGGGCAAGTGACGATCAGTCGGCTGCCCGAGGAACCCACTCGGCAACTGACGCTCAGCCCCAGCAATGCCCTGGTGTTCGAGCAACTCAAGGCGCCTTTCGAACTGGCCCGGGAACCTGCCTGGCGGCTGGCTGACAGCGGTGGCGAGCAGCAGCGCCAGGGTTCACAGCAGCAGCCGGATGAAGATCAGGACGAACAGTCCGGGTTTGAAGCGTGAGCGCATTGCGGCTCCGTCGGATCGATTCTGTCGCCCATGCCCACGCACAGGCGATTCAACGCTGGCGGCGCGCCGGTCGGGACGCGGGTTCGGCCAAGGTGCCGGTGCGCCCCGGCTACCTGGGCTTTTGCGCAGAAGGTGACGGCACGCATTGGCAGGGGCTGATCCTGGCCCGCGACTGGTTGCATCACACGCTCCCGACCTTGCAATCGTTGCTGGTGCTCGAGTGCCCGTTACCGAGCATCGTCGAGTTGTTTCGGACGGTGTCGCGGCCCCTGCTACTGGAGGTGGACGAATTGCATTACCGCACGCTGACGGACATCGAATGCGTGGCCCAGGATCGATTGCCGACGCATGACTTGCCATGGCTCGACGCCCCTCGGGGGCGCGTGTGGTTGACCCAATTGCCGTCCCGCACCGCTATGCGAGGTCCGTTGGAACCCGGCTCATGGTTGAACGATTTGCCCTTGCGCCTGGCGCTGGTGCTCGGCGTCAGTCACCTGAGTCTTGCCAGTCGGATACGCCTGAGTGAAGGCGATGTCTTGCGTATCACCCAGCGGACTCAACGCTGCTTTTTGGCGGACCGCTGTCTGGGCGTTTTCACCTTTACCGAAGAGGGTTTACACATGCAACCGACCGTGGCCGACGCCAATCTGGAGAACACGCCTGAGCCCGACGTGGATATCGACCTGGGTACGCTGCCGGTGCACCTGGAGTTCCTGCTCGCGACCCATGAAACCGACCTGGCGACGCTGTCGCAAGTCATCGCGGGGCAATTGATCCCGTTGGCCGACGACGCGGTGCGACACATCGAGGTGCGTGCCAACGGCAAGCCGATTGCCCAGGGAGAGTTGGTGCAGTTGGACGGCCAGTTGGGTGTTGAATTGCTCAAGGTCTATCGGAACGACGGCGATGAATGACGTCTCGCTGATCGCGCTGCTGGCATTCGCTTCGCTGTTGCCGTTCCTGGCGGCGGCGGGCACCTGCTACCTCAAGTTCTCCATCGTCTTCGTCATCGTGCGCAACGCCTTGGGCCTGCAACAAGTGCCGTCGAACATGGCGCTCAATGCGATTGCGCTGATGCTGGCGATTTTCGTCATGACGCCGGTCATGAAGCAGGGCCATGACTACTACAAGACCGAGGCGGTGGCCTTCACCGATATCGAGTCGGTGGTGAATTTCGCCGAGAACGGCCTGGGCAGCTACAAGGACTATCTGCGCAAGTACACCGACCCGGAACTGGCGCTTTTTTTTGAACGGGCCCAGGTGGTCCAGGATGAAACCGACGCCGACTGGCTCGCCGATGAAGAACTGGCGCCGTCGTTGTTTTCGCTGCTGCCGGCCTATGCCCTGAGCGAAATCAAGAGCGCCTTCAAGATCGGTTTCTACCTGTATCTGCCCTTCGTGATCGTCGACCTGGTGATCTCCAGCATCCTGCTGGCGCTGGGCATGATGATGATGAGCCCGGTGATCATTTCCGTGCCGATCAAACTGGTGCTGTTTGTCGCCCTCGACGGCTGGGCGCTGCTGTCGACCGGGCTGGTCAAGCAATACCTGACCCTGCTGGCATAGGCCCACGTCCATGAACGAGCTGGTCTATGCCGGTAACAAGACCCTGTACCTGATTCTGCTGATGGTGGCCTGGCCGATCATCGTTGCCACGGTGGTCGGCCTGGTGGTCGGGTTGATCCAGACCGTGACCCAGTTACAGGAACAGACGCTGCCGTTCGGTTTCAAGCTGCTGGCGGTCGCCGCGTGTCTGTTTCTGCTCTCGGGCTGGTACGGCGAAACCCTGCTGGATTTCAGTCGTGAAGTCATTCGCCTGGCGTTGGGTTAGCCCGATGTCGGTGACGTTGTTCTTCGAGCTGTACGCCTGGTTTGCGGCGGCGGTATTGGGCGTGGCGCGTCTGGCGCCGATTTTCTTCATGTTGCCGTTTCTCAACAGCGGTGTGCTGACAGGCGTGGCGCGCCAAGCGGTGATTGTGTTGGTCGCGCTGGGGTTCTGGCGCTATGTCGGCGTGCCCGCGCCGGCCCTCGACAGCGTTGCCTTTCTTGGCCTGGTGTTGCGTGAGGCGGGTATCGGCGTGCTGTTGGGGTTGCTGTTGTGCTGGCCGTTCTGGGTGCTGCACGCGATGGGCAACCTGATCGACAACCAGCGCGGGGCCATGCTCAGCAGCACGGTGGATCCGGCCAACG
Coding sequences within:
- a CDS encoding Invasion protein B family, with translation MVPMDIAGLLRQALRHSGCADSQIAHFDGHGTIEMRMRNLPDVNVAVVEGDVWIWAVVAEATPQTFNYCAFDLMQFLLEGNAFSRTGQLHLCEVEGRLELRLMANALALSDAEHLAQALDSFVQAVEALLEILRR
- the sctN gene encoding type III secretion system ATPase SctN, whose product is MNLRLERQAAHPLRLNGPLIEAALGEVVVGEVCEVRRHWRLPEVTARAQVIGFKPGVVFLSLLGDAKGLSRESMIVPTGAILQLTCSDALLGSVVDPQGMIVERLAPSTAVAQQNRPVDADPPTYQQRRPVAEPLSTGIRVIDGLLTCGVGQRIGIFAAAGSGKTTLINMLIEHSDADVFVIGLIGERGREVTEFIEHLRQSPKCARCVVVYATSDFSSVDRCNSALQATAIAEYFRDQGKRVVLLLDSLTRYARARRDLALAAGEAPARRGYPASVFDALPRLLERPGVTASGSITAWYTVLLESDDEPDPIAEEIRSILDGHVYLSRALAAKGHYPAIDVLRSVSRVATQVTTPQVQQLAASTRETLARLEQLQVFLDMGEYSPGADAANDHAMQRREALSQWLRQPTGECCAPDETLRSLHEIIA
- a CDS encoding type III secretion protein, with protein sequence MKSLPDQRRLLAFSQFRRQRGEQAVLRVQRQLQPLLAERGGFEEQEAALQRLLASHRANDCVLEHGQLLALLRTQAVIRRRIDLLRVERDRVEQQCRQVEQQLQAQHEHLRLLQRKHDKYVRSVQQLLRAQRLEAVRREERELEEMIGVRR
- a CDS encoding type III secretion effector protein, translating into MKEISVVPARPVQTLDPVDEGPIDELQDPLVPVQEDELPQGVLDLVVALIRQRQPTMEIARAVTGHSMNMAQAAVEVDHDEARSIVPTTTDLEPDRAPPTARNAMPFPHADQLFNKAIQHALPQRLEPVASARDHLAAPTSPASIEPMTLEPFTAPDTRSMPRLDEPLPQAPQSFYGTRHAPSVAPASILPAATSAAPPTPEVMVEPLSGADRGLLQVPFNRGAASGQVTISRLPEEPTRQLTLSPSNALVFEQLKAPFELAREPAWRLADSGGEQQRQGSQQQPDEDQDEQSGFEA
- a CDS encoding FliM/FliN family flagellar motor switch protein; translation: MSALRLRRIDSVAHAHAQAIQRWRRAGRDAGSAKVPVRPGYLGFCAEGDGTHWQGLILARDWLHHTLPTLQSLLVLECPLPSIVELFRTVSRPLLLEVDELHYRTLTDIECVAQDRLPTHDLPWLDAPRGRVWLTQLPSRTAMRGPLEPGSWLNDLPLRLALVLGVSHLSLASRIRLSEGDVLRITQRTQRCFLADRCLGVFTFTEEGLHMQPTVADANLENTPEPDVDIDLGTLPVHLEFLLATHETDLATLSQVIAGQLIPLADDAVRHIEVRANGKPIAQGELVQLDGQLGVELLKVYRNDGDE
- a CDS encoding EscR/YscR/HrcR family type III secretion system export apparatus protein, with the protein product MNDVSLIALLAFASLLPFLAAAGTCYLKFSIVFVIVRNALGLQQVPSNMALNAIALMLAIFVMTPVMKQGHDYYKTEAVAFTDIESVVNFAENGLGSYKDYLRKYTDPELALFFERAQVVQDETDADWLADEELAPSLFSLLPAYALSEIKSAFKIGFYLYLPFVIVDLVISSILLALGMMMMSPVIISVPIKLVLFVALDGWALLSTGLVKQYLTLLA
- a CDS encoding EscS/YscS/HrcS family type III secretion system export apparatus protein, with translation MNELVYAGNKTLYLILLMVAWPIIVATVVGLVVGLIQTVTQLQEQTLPFGFKLLAVAACLFLLSGWYGETLLDFSREVIRLALG